The genomic window ATGGCTGGGGCGACCGGCGGTTAAGACGATTGACACGCCGGATCTTCAGCACATCCTAAACACGGGGCAGCCGATGTTGTGGATGTGTACAAGCAGGATGCGCTCGGGGCGGCTGAAGCCTGTACTCCAGCGCAGGACAATTAGCGGACGTCATCGATTTCAAAACCACTGGCCGGCCGTGGCGTTCCAGGGGCCCAGGTGAATTTGCGATCTTTGGCTGCGATCGCCACATCGTTGATGCTCGCCTCGCGGCGCCGCATCAGTCCGTCCGCGTCAAACTCCCAGTTCTCGTTTCCATAAGCCCGATACCAACTACCGTCAGCCAGTCGATACTCGTACTGAAATCGCACCGCGATGCGATGCTCGGAAAAAGCCCATAGCGACTTCGCCAGCCGGTAGTCGAGTTCGCGTTGCCATTTGGTGCACAGAAAGCGTTCAATCTGCTCACGTCCACGGACGAATTGATCGCGATTGCGCCAGACGGAGTCGAGCGAATAGGCTTGCGCGACACGCTGGGGGTTTTGGGAATTCCAAGCGTCCTCAGCCGCGCGAACCTTGGCCAACGCGGAATCGAGATTGAAGGGAGGCGTGAGTGAAAGTGTGTTGGGCATGGTGGTCGGTCCGTTAAGAGTGCCTAAGTGAATGGAAGAAGCATGGGCCCCCGGCCCGTGTTTCTGAGATTCTTGACGAAGAAACAACACGGGCCGGGGGGATGCTATGAGTGCACGGGCCGGGGACCCATGCTACGGGTGGGGTGCACGGGCCGGGGACCCATGCTACGGGGGCATGCGAAGGCTCAAGCGGCGTCGCAAGCCAGGCATTCGGCTTGGGGGAAGTCGATGTCGGTATCGGCGACGTGATTGAAGTAGTTGGTGAAGATGTTCAATGCGACGTTCGCCACCACTTCGGTAATATCACTATCGCTGAAACCCTGGGAGCGCAACGCTTGCAGATCTTCGTTCGTCACGTGGCCACGATCGCTGACCAGCTTGGCGGCGAACCGCAATAGCGCGTCGCTTTCCGAGGCCACCGCTTGGCCGCGACGAGCGTCGCGAATCTGCTCGGGGCTGAGCCCGGCCATCTTGCCGAGCGCCGAATGCGCCGCCAGGCAATAGTCACAATGATTCGCTTCACCGACCGCCAACGCGATCTGCTCGCGTTGCTGGTTCGAGAGCGAGCCGCCTGCCAAGCTGCCGCTGAACTGCAAGTAAGCGTTCAGGGCAGCCGACGAATTACCGATCGCTTGCATCATGTTGGGAACCATACCGAGCTTGCCTTTTACGGCGGCAAACAATTCAGCGGTCGTACCCGTGGCGGTTGCAGGCGAGATTTGAGGGATGCGAGACATGATTGGAATCTCCAGTCACAAAGGAACAGAAACAGAGTTGCAAAAACGCTCCGACGGCCAACCCGTCGAAGTGAGCAACCGACATATTCATTTCCCGTGCCAAACGCACACACAAAATCGTAAGGTGCTACTGTAGAACAGGTTACGGAAATGTGGACGCTGCTTGCGTTGCAACGACAATTCGTGGAAAATCGATATCTCGTTGGCAAAGCACGTAATTACGTTGTCGGGAGTGAGCGGGATGCATATTGAGAAGCAGGCGGTTTTCGGCGATCCGAAGGCGATCCTGCTGGCGATTTCCGGCCAGCACCACCTGCCTGAGCTTTTGCCGTTGGCCGTGCGGTTGCTTGCGCCTGATCCCCGCGTGGCTTTGGCTCGCATCTGGCTTCGGCGACCGCCGCTGGAATCGGACTGCGGTCGCTGCCGGATGGCGGCCGAATGCCATCACCGAGACAACTGTTTGTATCTGGTCGCCAGTTATGGGCATGCCTTGCACGGCCAAGACCCGCACTGGGAAGGAACCAACGGAGCCTTCCGCCGGATGCCGCTGGGGGTACGGAAAATTGGTCACATCGCATCGTCCGGTGAGACGGTCCAGATCGACGACGTGTCCACCGATCTGCGATGGATCGTCCGCCCGGAGTGGGTACGCGATGAACAGATCCGCTCCTTCTTTGGCTTACCGCTGCGGTACCACAACGAGACCCTGGGCGTGCTGGCCTTGTTTTCGCGCGAGGCGATGGAGGATTCTTGCCGCGAGTGGCTGCGGATGATCGCCGATCACTTGGCGGCAGCGATTGCCAATGCCCGCTCACTGGATGAAATCGAAAGACTCAAAGCGCGACTGCAGCAAGAGAACGAATACCTGCGCGAGGAAGTGGCGGTGGCGTCGTTTGGTGAACTGGTGGGCAACAGTCCCGCGTTGCAAATGATCAGCCAGCAGATCGACTTGGTGGCGCCGACGGATTCGTCGGTGTTGATTCTTGGCGAAAGCGGGACGGGTAAGGAGTTGATTGCCAGAGAACTTCATCGTCGTAGCAACCGTTCGGACCGCCCCCTGATCAAGGTCAACTGCGCGGCGGTACCACGCGAACTGTACGAGAGCGAGTTCTTCGGTCATTCCAAAGGCTCGTTTACCGGAGCGGTGCGGGATCGCGCCGGTCGCTTCGAACTGGCCGATGGTGGGACTTTGTTTCTGGACGAAATCGGCGAGATACCGCTCGACCTGCAAGCCAAACTGCTGCGGGTATTGCAGGAAGGCGAATTGGAACGCATTGGTGAAGAGCAAACGCGACGTCTGGACGTGAGAGTCATCGCGGCCACCAACCGCAACCTGCGTGAAGAGGCAGCCGAGGGACGATTCCGTCAAGACTTGTTCTACCGGCTGAGCGTGTTTCCTATCGAGCTGGCACCGCTGCGCGAGCGGGTCCAAGATATCCCCTTGCTGGCGGAACATTTTCTAACACGCTTCGCTCGGCAGCTGGGACGCAAACCGTTAAAGCTAACACTGGCCAACGTCCAGCGTTTGCAGCGATACGCTTGGCCCGGCAACGTCCGCGAGTTGCAACATGTGCTGGAACGAGCCGTGATCATCTCCACCGACGGAAAGTTGCGATTCAATTTGCCGGAGGAAAGACCGTCGGACCGGTTGCGATCGGCCCAGCCGTCAAACGCTGCGAGAACCGACCAAGTGTTGAGCGACCAAGAGGTACGCAGTTTTGAGAAAGAAAACATCCGCCGCGCCTTGTCGGCCAGCGGAGGCAAGGTGTACGGCAGCGGCGGCGCCGCGGAACGACTCGGTCTAAAACCCACCACACTGCTGTCAAGAATGCGAGCCTTCGGCATCCAGGCCCGCCCGTAGTCCAAGTCGCCAGACTTTGGACCCACTTCCTCGACTCCAGCCGACGACTTGCACTGCTCTTCGCAAGCTCTTCGCTGCCGCCCCAGTTAGGTATGGCGTTTGCAGCGGTCCCGTTCGGGATCGCTCGAAAGACCGAACACGCCGACGGCGCTGATCAGCGATCGGCCGAGATGCCAAGGAGAGAGGGGAAATAGCAAATGAAAATGGGATCGCGAGGAGTTTCCCGTCCGATGGCGGAGTCTCAAATGCATGAAAAACATAGCGATAATTCCGGCGACAACGAGTCTCACCAACACGAGATGACTGGCGACGACCGGTTGTCGATGCTGGAGATGCATCACAAACAGACGCTATGGGTCTACTGGACGCTGCCGTTGTTGGGGTTCTGGTTGTTGCTGGCTCCCTTCAATTTTGGCTATCTGAACGAATCTTTATGGGTCGATCCCAGCGGTGGTCGGGGGCCCTGGTTCGCCGAAGAATCGACGCCCGAATTACGTCAACTGCGGGCTTGGCTGATGACCGTCAGCGACGTGCTGAGCGGGCTATTGCTGGTCGTGTTTGGTTATCGAACGCTCAAGCCGAATCGTCCCTACAGCCTCTGGGCGTGTTGCTTCGTTGGCGTTTGGTTGACACTGGCACCGGTTGTGTTTTGGGCGCCGACCGCCGCGTCCTACGCGAATGATTCCTTCGTCGGAATCCTTGTCATGGCGTTGACGATTCTGATTCCGGGGATGCCAAATATGATCATGTTCATGCAACACGGCCCATCGCAACCGCCGGGCTGGAGCTACAATCCGTCCAGTTGGCCGCAGCGTTGGATCATGATCGCAACCGGATTTTTGGGCTTTATCGTTTCGCGATACCTGGCGATGTTTCAGCTCGGCTATATCGACTACGTCTGGGATCCATTCTTCGGGTTCGCAAGCAATACCGAAAAAGTGTTGAACTCGAAGATGTCTCATATGTGGCCGGTTTCCGACGGCGGCCTAGGCGCGGTGTCGTATACCTTTGAGTTTTTGATGGGATACATGGGCAGTCCCTCGCGTTGGCGGACGATGCCTTGGATGGTCGCCTTTTTTGGTGTTCTGGTCATCCCGCTGGGCCTGACACACATCTTTCTGGTTATCTCTCAGCCGCTGATCGTTCACGCTTGGTGCACGCTGTGCCTGCTGGCGGCCTTGATCATGCTGCCCATGATCCCGCTGGAAGTCGATGAAGTGATCGCCATGATTCAGCATGTCCGGCAAGCTAAAAAACGGGGCGACCGCGAAGGATCGTTGTGGTCCATTTTCTGGAAAGGCGGTCAAGCCGATGGATGTACGCCGGATGATCGTTCACCGGCTATGGTGGAGTTTTCCGATCACCCTGTGGCGTTGTTCAAGGCATCGATCTGGGGAATGAGTTTCCCGTGGACCTTGCTCGCATGTTCCGCCCTGGGCGTCATCCCGGTTTTTCTTCCCACGCTATTTGGTATCGATATCACCACCACAGCGGCCGATATTGGGCATCTCTGCGGTGCACTGATCGTCACGTTCTCGGTGATCAGCATGGGAGAGGTGATTCGAACAGGCCGTTTTCTGAACGTCGTGTTAG from Roseimaritima ulvae includes these protein-coding regions:
- a CDS encoding nuclear transport factor 2 family protein; amino-acid sequence: MPNTLSLTPPFNLDSALAKVRAAEDAWNSQNPQRVAQAYSLDSVWRNRDQFVRGREQIERFLCTKWQRELDYRLAKSLWAFSEHRIAVRFQYEYRLADGSWYRAYGNENWEFDADGLMRRREASINDVAIAAKDRKFTWAPGTPRPASGFEIDDVR
- a CDS encoding carboxymuconolactone decarboxylase family protein produces the protein MSRIPQISPATATGTTAELFAAVKGKLGMVPNMMQAIGNSSAALNAYLQFSGSLAGGSLSNQQREQIALAVGEANHCDYCLAAHSALGKMAGLSPEQIRDARRGQAVASESDALLRFAAKLVSDRGHVTNEDLQALRSQGFSDSDITEVVANVALNIFTNYFNHVADTDIDFPQAECLACDAA
- a CDS encoding sigma-54-dependent Fis family transcriptional regulator — protein: MHIEKQAVFGDPKAILLAISGQHHLPELLPLAVRLLAPDPRVALARIWLRRPPLESDCGRCRMAAECHHRDNCLYLVASYGHALHGQDPHWEGTNGAFRRMPLGVRKIGHIASSGETVQIDDVSTDLRWIVRPEWVRDEQIRSFFGLPLRYHNETLGVLALFSREAMEDSCREWLRMIADHLAAAIANARSLDEIERLKARLQQENEYLREEVAVASFGELVGNSPALQMISQQIDLVAPTDSSVLILGESGTGKELIARELHRRSNRSDRPLIKVNCAAVPRELYESEFFGHSKGSFTGAVRDRAGRFELADGGTLFLDEIGEIPLDLQAKLLRVLQEGELERIGEEQTRRLDVRVIAATNRNLREEAAEGRFRQDLFYRLSVFPIELAPLRERVQDIPLLAEHFLTRFARQLGRKPLKLTLANVQRLQRYAWPGNVRELQHVLERAVIISTDGKLRFNLPEERPSDRLRSAQPSNAARTDQVLSDQEVRSFEKENIRRALSASGGKVYGSGGAAERLGLKPTTLLSRMRAFGIQARP
- a CDS encoding vitamin K epoxide reductase family protein, giving the protein MHEKHSDNSGDNESHQHEMTGDDRLSMLEMHHKQTLWVYWTLPLLGFWLLLAPFNFGYLNESLWVDPSGGRGPWFAEESTPELRQLRAWLMTVSDVLSGLLLVVFGYRTLKPNRPYSLWACCFVGVWLTLAPVVFWAPTAASYANDSFVGILVMALTILIPGMPNMIMFMQHGPSQPPGWSYNPSSWPQRWIMIATGFLGFIVSRYLAMFQLGYIDYVWDPFFGFASNTEKVLNSKMSHMWPVSDGGLGAVSYTFEFLMGYMGSPSRWRTMPWMVAFFGVLVIPLGLTHIFLVISQPLIVHAWCTLCLLAALIMLPMIPLEVDEVIAMIQHVRQAKKRGDREGSLWSIFWKGGQADGCTPDDRSPAMVEFSDHPVALFKASIWGMSFPWTLLACSALGVIPVFLPTLFGIDITTTAADIGHLCGALIVTFSVISMGEVIRTGRFLNVVLALMLVVGPWLVDGTTTAYALAASALGIAVAMLSIPRGRILQTYGSWDRFIR